The Catenulispora sp. GP43 genome includes a region encoding these proteins:
- a CDS encoding LLM class flavin-dependent oxidoreductase: MSVDIYWRIAMEGDQKSLYEPGSTRGGFAPHLSGGVAPGRNRGADDGFTHADYMAEVVRASEESGFVGGLLPSFPHTDDPWAAAATLAAESRGYRFMVAFQPGFLHPVQAARMSATLQKATGGRLVYNIISGGGGPAQLWWGDTTGHDERYARTSEFLDVLKGVWTGDGLFQHDGRFYQVADGGLPAALAGQPFPEIFFSGSSPAAIEAAGRHADYYLSWLEPFEALAAKFAAVRERSPKPPKFAVRIDILARETEEEAWDVIRRGWAGLPEEAAGEGGDSVGWRRSQDFTAGADGSYRALEVAPNVWGGFHRLRPGPAFGLVGDYRQVADRLNELISLGVDAFILAGVPHLEEARRVGRHVLPLLKGSPQ; encoded by the coding sequence ATGTCGGTTGACATCTATTGGCGCATCGCCATGGAGGGCGACCAGAAGTCGCTGTACGAGCCGGGCAGCACCCGGGGTGGATTCGCCCCGCATCTGTCCGGCGGCGTGGCCCCCGGCCGCAACCGCGGCGCGGACGACGGCTTCACCCACGCCGACTACATGGCCGAGGTGGTCCGGGCCTCGGAGGAATCAGGCTTCGTCGGCGGGCTGCTGCCCTCGTTCCCGCACACCGACGACCCCTGGGCCGCCGCCGCGACGCTGGCCGCCGAATCGCGCGGCTACCGGTTCATGGTCGCCTTCCAGCCCGGCTTCCTGCATCCGGTGCAGGCCGCGCGGATGTCGGCGACGCTGCAGAAGGCGACCGGGGGGCGTCTGGTCTACAACATCATCTCCGGCGGCGGCGGGCCCGCGCAGCTGTGGTGGGGCGACACCACCGGGCACGACGAGCGCTACGCGCGCACCTCGGAGTTCCTCGACGTCCTCAAGGGCGTGTGGACCGGCGACGGCCTCTTCCAGCACGACGGGCGCTTCTACCAGGTCGCCGACGGCGGACTGCCGGCGGCGCTGGCCGGGCAGCCGTTCCCGGAGATCTTCTTCTCCGGCTCCTCGCCGGCGGCGATCGAGGCCGCCGGCCGTCATGCCGACTACTACCTGTCGTGGCTGGAGCCGTTCGAGGCACTGGCCGCGAAGTTCGCGGCGGTGCGCGAGCGCAGCCCGAAGCCGCCGAAATTCGCCGTCCGGATCGACATCCTGGCCCGCGAGACCGAAGAAGAAGCCTGGGACGTCATCCGGCGCGGCTGGGCCGGGCTGCCCGAGGAGGCTGCCGGTGAGGGCGGCGACTCGGTCGGCTGGCGGCGCAGCCAGGACTTCACCGCCGGCGCCGACGGCTCGTACCGCGCACTGGAGGTGGCGCCGAACGTCTGGGGCGGCTTCCACCGGCTGCGCCCGGGGCCGGCCTTCGGCCTGGTCGGCGACTACCGCCAGGTCGCCGACCGGCTCAACGAACTGATCTCGCTCGGCGTGGACGCCTTCATCCTCGCCGGGGTCCCGCACCTGGAAGAGGCGCGCCGCGTGGGCCGCCACGTCCTGCCCCTGTTGAAAGGAAGCCCGCAATGA
- a CDS encoding ABC transporter substrate-binding protein yields the protein MTVRVGYFPQNNSLFVLRHLGLLEQRLPGVEWVDLRSLEHGPRVDPTRALPSAHGDHLFDGGYDFIGTGSTPPVTAQAKGHDIVYVAVSGPRVENGRLVVHADSDIADPGGLKGERVALGHGSWQTTLLLLALEKAGLTWSDITPVDVYGDAAERFLAREVDAWVGSYPYLTKVEEQAEIRELIPTDGLFSHRSLWFTTRAFATDRRADLAAIVAALQEADAWTAAHPAQAAEFFAADDGRPAAEWEHALRTRPWGLLPLDADFVAEQQHAADLFFANGLIERSVTVADAVSEEIGEIVRESAG from the coding sequence ATGACCGTCCGCGTCGGTTATTTCCCGCAGAACAACTCGCTGTTCGTCCTGCGCCACCTGGGCCTGCTGGAGCAGCGGCTCCCCGGCGTCGAGTGGGTCGACCTGCGCAGCCTGGAGCACGGCCCGCGCGTCGACCCGACCCGCGCACTGCCCTCGGCGCACGGCGACCACCTGTTCGACGGCGGCTACGACTTCATCGGCACCGGCTCCACCCCGCCGGTCACCGCGCAGGCCAAGGGACACGACATCGTCTACGTCGCGGTCTCCGGCCCCCGCGTGGAGAACGGCCGGCTGGTCGTGCACGCCGACTCCGACATCGCCGACCCCGGCGGCCTCAAGGGCGAGCGCGTCGCCCTCGGCCACGGATCCTGGCAGACCACCCTGCTGCTGCTCGCGCTGGAGAAGGCGGGCCTCACTTGGTCCGACATCACGCCGGTGGACGTCTACGGCGACGCCGCCGAACGCTTCCTGGCGCGCGAGGTCGACGCCTGGGTCGGCTCGTACCCGTACCTGACGAAGGTCGAGGAGCAGGCCGAGATCAGGGAACTGATCCCCACCGACGGCCTGTTCAGCCACCGCTCACTGTGGTTCACCACCCGCGCCTTCGCCACCGACCGCCGCGCCGACCTCGCCGCGATCGTCGCCGCCCTTCAGGAGGCCGACGCCTGGACGGCAGCGCACCCGGCCCAGGCGGCGGAGTTCTTCGCCGCCGACGACGGCCGCCCCGCCGCCGAATGGGAGCACGCGCTGCGCACCCGGCCCTGGGGTCTGCTCCCGCTCGACGCCGACTTCGTCGCCGAGCAGCAGCACGCCGCGGACCTGTTCTTCGCCAACGGCCTGATCGAGCGGTCGGTGACGGTGGCCGACGCGGTGTCGGAGGAGATCGGCGAGATCGTGCGGGAGTCGGCCGGCTAG